In Phenylobacterium hankyongense, the sequence TTTCAGTTTCGACTTCGGTGCGCATTCGACAATGCGCGCCTTCTCGCCGGTCTTGTAGGCGTTGGACTCGTCGTGGGCGTGGTACTTCTTCGACCGGCGGACGGTCTTCTTCAGCACCGGGTGCAGCAAGGTCCGTTCGACCTGTACGATCACCGTCTTGTCGCCCTTGTCGGAGACGACAACGCCTTCCAGAATTCGTTTCGGCATCTGCGTCTCCTCAGGCCGTGGCCTGCTTGGTCCGCAGGACGGTCTTGATGCGCGCGATATCCTTGCGCACCTCGTCCACGCGGTGGGTCTTTTCGATCTGGCCGGTCGCCTTCTGGAAGCGCAGGTTGAACTGCTCCTTCTTCAGGT encodes:
- the rpsQ gene encoding 30S ribosomal protein S17: MPKRILEGVVVSDKGDKTVIVQVERTLLHPVLKKTVRRSKKYHAHDESNAYKTGEKARIVECAPKSKLKTWEVLPKGSADQQA
- the rpmC gene encoding 50S ribosomal protein L29, coding for MKIDDVRGLTPDQLAEQLVNLKKEQFNLRFQKATGQIEKTHRVDEVRKDIARIKTVLRTKQATA